Proteins from a genomic interval of Kitasatospora herbaricolor:
- a CDS encoding YhjD/YihY/BrkB family envelope integrity protein: MAEEREHEPETAGTAAVPGRRSAAAVAREVWRQGCTVELLQRSMAFAALFFVTLVPLLIVIAAASPTHGSGISQWITDGLGLTGRGAEATRGLFASRGQVLSTTTGFGIAALTVFGISLMASVQTVYERIWQLDRSPWHSVWRQGLGLAGLTAYILVAAWSGSPWRHSAAQPALRLTATLLGGLLLFWWLQHLLLASRVPWRRLLPGAVATMAALAGLRYFSRLVLAPLLVSNAVSYGTVGAVLVVQSWLIGVGYTIYGGALAGRVVVGRTAGPASDLPPR; encoded by the coding sequence GTGGCTGAGGAGCGCGAACACGAACCGGAGACCGCCGGGACGGCCGCCGTGCCCGGGCGCCGCAGCGCGGCCGCCGTCGCCCGCGAGGTCTGGCGGCAGGGCTGCACGGTGGAGCTGCTGCAGCGTTCGATGGCCTTCGCCGCCCTGTTCTTCGTCACCCTGGTGCCCCTGCTGATCGTCATCGCGGCGGCCTCGCCCACCCACGGCAGCGGCATCAGCCAGTGGATCACCGACGGCCTGGGACTGACCGGCCGCGGCGCCGAGGCGACCCGCGGCCTGTTCGCCTCCCGGGGCCAGGTCCTCAGCACCACCACCGGCTTCGGCATCGCCGCCCTGACGGTCTTCGGCATCTCCCTGATGGCCTCCGTCCAGACCGTCTACGAGCGCATCTGGCAGCTCGACCGCAGCCCCTGGCACTCGGTCTGGCGCCAGGGGCTCGGCCTCGCCGGGCTGACCGCCTACATCCTGGTCGCCGCCTGGAGCGGCAGCCCCTGGCGGCACAGCGCCGCGCAGCCCGCGCTGCGCCTCACGGCCACCCTGCTCGGCGGCCTGCTCCTGTTCTGGTGGCTGCAGCACCTGCTGCTCGCCTCGCGCGTGCCCTGGCGCCGGCTGCTGCCGGGAGCGGTGGCCACCATGGCCGCGCTGGCCGGGCTGCGGTACTTCTCGCGCCTGGTGCTCGCACCGCTGCTGGTCTCCAACGCCGTCTCCTACGGGACGGTCGGAGCCGTCCTCGTCGTCCAGTCGTGGCTGATCGGCGTGGGCTACACCATCTACGGCGGGGCGCTGGCCGGCCGCGTGGTCGTGGGACGCACGGCCGGCCCGGCCTCGGACCTACCGCCGCGGTGA
- a CDS encoding WhiB family transcriptional regulator: MTDLKRLPGAFDHHWNWQLAAACRAVDTGLFFHPFGERGQAHDDREAEAKKICGGCPVRAQCLRHALEVREPYGVWGGLSEGERAELLGRARAVRAA; encoded by the coding sequence ATGACCGACCTCAAGCGCCTGCCGGGCGCCTTCGACCACCACTGGAACTGGCAGCTCGCCGCGGCCTGCCGCGCCGTCGACACCGGCCTGTTCTTCCACCCCTTCGGCGAGCGCGGCCAGGCCCACGACGACCGGGAGGCGGAGGCGAAGAAGATCTGCGGGGGCTGCCCCGTCCGCGCGCAGTGCCTCCGGCACGCCCTGGAGGTCCGGGAGCCGTACGGCGTGTGGGGCGGACTGTCCGAGGGCGAACGGGCCGAGCTGCTGGGCCGCGCCCGCGCCGTGCGGGCCGCCTGA
- a CDS encoding phosphatase PAP2 family protein, with protein sequence MTSDEKPGRKPGHEPRHEPRHEPRHVRRPAPPRGHQRRRFPPRRADRRFGSRLLAAVVAFAVAAVPTAVLLVLIESGWEPLRALDAGAAAGLNGSVRRHPLLLEAARTLTDGPWDPVTMRLLVAAAVGWLLLRRAWRLALWAALTEVAAGLTGLLVKEAVGRVRPRLPDPVAHAPGYSFPSGHAMTAMTSCAILLLVLLPLVPRRVRPAAWTLAAVTVLGTGLTRIALGVHWVSDVLGGWLLGLALVASTAWAFDAWRRESGLPVPALPEGLEPELATDQDESPARAAGGPARR encoded by the coding sequence ATGACATCCGACGAGAAGCCCGGCCGGAAGCCCGGCCACGAGCCCCGTCACGAGCCCCGTCACGAGCCCCGTCACGTCCGCCGTCCCGCGCCGCCCCGCGGTCACCAGCGGCGCCGGTTCCCCCCGCGCCGCGCGGACCGGCGCTTCGGCAGCCGCCTGTTGGCGGCCGTCGTGGCCTTCGCGGTGGCGGCCGTCCCGACCGCCGTCCTGCTGGTGCTGATCGAGTCCGGCTGGGAGCCGCTGCGCGCACTGGACGCCGGCGCGGCGGCAGGCCTCAACGGGAGCGTCCGCCGGCACCCCCTGCTGCTGGAGGCGGCGCGGACCCTCACCGACGGGCCGTGGGACCCGGTCACCATGCGCCTGCTGGTCGCCGCCGCCGTGGGCTGGCTGCTGCTGCGGCGGGCCTGGCGGCTGGCCCTGTGGGCCGCCCTCACCGAAGTGGCCGCCGGCCTGACCGGCCTGCTGGTCAAGGAGGCGGTGGGCCGGGTCCGGCCCCGGCTGCCCGACCCGGTCGCGCACGCCCCCGGTTACTCGTTCCCCTCCGGGCACGCCATGACCGCCATGACCTCGTGCGCGATCCTGCTGCTCGTCCTGCTGCCGCTGGTGCCCCGGCGGGTCCGTCCGGCGGCCTGGACGCTGGCCGCCGTGACCGTCCTCGGGACCGGCCTGACCCGGATCGCCCTCGGCGTGCACTGGGTCAGCGACGTCCTGGGCGGCTGGCTGCTCGGGCTCGCCCTGGTCGCCTCCACCGCCTGGGCCTTCGACGCCTGGCGCCGGGAGAGCGGGCTGCCGGTGCCGGCGCTCCCGGAGGGGCTGGAACCCGAACTCGCCACGGACCAGGACGAGTCACCGGCCCGCGCGGCGGGCGGGCCGGCCCGCCGGTAG
- a CDS encoding YihY/virulence factor BrkB family protein, producing the protein MGTATRVGRRNGSQEELSADEAVTTLRAYGGWQLLRDAFLRFRYADGFSHARALAFQTVLALVPFAIAVVGLSSVLHTQWLGRVTELTISRLTAGPSSELVGEVLRRSRERAGDGGSVALWGGALFSLVNVATAMCQIERGANRIYGIERDRPFHRKYARGLLMAVLAGLPLGLGFVLLVAGGEIAAAVAEAGGPGGHRAALAWAVLRWPVGIVLALLSASVIFHRAPRREQPGHSWLAFGAVVYLVLWVGLTGLFSVYLRVSNSIDAVYGPLSVIISLLMWAYLTAVALLLGIAFAAQLEADRAGVEEPVRPDPEVPAGPDDPGDGPAGRG; encoded by the coding sequence ATGGGAACCGCCACCCGGGTCGGGCGCAGGAACGGCTCCCAGGAGGAGCTCTCCGCCGACGAGGCCGTCACGACCCTGCGCGCGTACGGAGGGTGGCAGCTGCTCAGGGACGCCTTCCTGCGGTTCCGCTACGCCGACGGCTTCAGCCACGCCCGGGCCCTCGCCTTCCAGACCGTGCTGGCCCTCGTGCCCTTCGCGATCGCCGTGGTCGGCCTGTCCTCCGTGCTGCACACCCAGTGGCTCGGCCGGGTGACCGAGCTGACCATCTCCCGGCTCACCGCGGGTCCGAGCTCCGAATTGGTCGGCGAGGTGCTGCGGCGCAGCCGCGAGCGCGCGGGGGACGGCGGCAGCGTCGCCCTGTGGGGCGGCGCACTGTTCTCCCTGGTCAACGTGGCCACCGCGATGTGCCAGATCGAGCGGGGCGCCAACCGGATCTACGGCATCGAGCGCGACCGGCCCTTCCACCGCAAGTACGCGCGCGGGCTGCTGATGGCCGTGCTCGCGGGCCTGCCGCTCGGCCTCGGGTTCGTCCTGCTGGTGGCGGGCGGGGAGATCGCCGCCGCGGTCGCCGAGGCCGGGGGACCTGGCGGTCACCGGGCCGCTCTCGCCTGGGCGGTGCTGCGCTGGCCGGTGGGCATCGTCCTCGCGCTGCTGTCCGCGAGCGTGATCTTCCACCGGGCGCCCCGGCGCGAGCAGCCCGGCCACAGCTGGCTGGCCTTCGGCGCCGTCGTCTACCTGGTGCTCTGGGTCGGACTGACCGGTCTGTTCAGCGTGTACCTGCGGGTCAGCAACTCCATCGACGCGGTGTACGGACCGCTGAGTGTGATCATCTCGCTGCTGATGTGGGCGTACCTGACCGCCGTCGCCCTCCTGCTCGGGATCGCCTTCGCCGCGCAGCTGGAGGCCGACCGGGCGGGCGTCGAGGAGCCGGTACGACCCGACCCGGAGGTGCCGGCAGGACCGGACGACCCCGGGGACGGCCCGGCGGGTCGCGGGTAG
- a CDS encoding diacylglycerol kinase family protein: MTTGVHHPIRRIAPPLVGQTILMVLAGLVITHPPLHLWRPGENTVTDRLAASRVPALDTVTSWLSVLAGTGVVVTLAAVAVLVLLLRAGWREAAFLGGAVAAQSAVFLLVTLCVNRPRPSAPHLDAAPPTSSFPSGHVGAAVALYGALAVLAALRLRGPLRLPLCALAAVMPMLVAAGRLYRGMHHPTDVLAGLVNGVVVLLVMWRAFLADRGPSTAAAAAPRPSGGRAAVVVFNPLLVDVDTLDRIDRVLAEHGWPAPVHAATSAEDPGRGAATGAVEAGADLVVACGGDGTVTACAHALAGTGVALAIVPCGTGNLLARNLGLPSDPARALAAALGGEPRRIDLAMADGDGIGETVVSAMAGIGLDAATMADTRRSAKDRYGWPAYLPPLLRHLRDRRMRLTVTLDEAPPVHRRAAMAVIGNVGALQGGIRLLPDARPDDGVLDLVLVHPRGLTGWPEAAARLLTGRVGGGSADSAAPFEHFRGRRILITADRDQPRELDGESLPAGRTLRLAVRPAALLVHLPPAAERQQAGSGAVRTREGGS, translated from the coding sequence CGCTGCACCTCTGGCGTCCGGGGGAGAACACGGTGACCGACCGGCTGGCCGCGAGCCGCGTTCCCGCACTGGACACCGTCACCTCCTGGCTCTCGGTGCTGGCCGGCACCGGGGTCGTGGTGACCCTGGCGGCGGTCGCGGTGCTCGTGCTGCTGCTCAGGGCCGGGTGGCGGGAGGCGGCGTTCCTCGGTGGCGCGGTCGCGGCACAGTCCGCGGTGTTCCTGCTGGTCACCCTGTGCGTCAACCGGCCCCGGCCGTCCGCGCCGCACCTGGACGCCGCGCCGCCGACGTCCAGCTTCCCGTCCGGCCACGTCGGCGCGGCCGTCGCGCTGTACGGCGCGCTGGCGGTCCTCGCCGCCCTGCGGCTGCGGGGACCACTGCGGCTGCCCCTGTGCGCCCTGGCGGCGGTCATGCCGATGCTGGTCGCCGCCGGACGGCTGTACCGCGGGATGCACCACCCGACCGACGTCCTGGCGGGCCTGGTGAACGGAGTCGTGGTGCTCCTGGTCATGTGGCGGGCCTTCCTGGCCGACCGGGGGCCGTCCACGGCCGCCGCGGCCGCTCCCCGTCCGTCGGGCGGCCGGGCGGCCGTGGTGGTGTTCAACCCCTTGCTGGTCGACGTCGACACCCTCGACCGGATCGACCGCGTGCTCGCCGAGCACGGCTGGCCGGCGCCGGTCCACGCCGCCACCAGCGCCGAGGACCCCGGCCGCGGAGCCGCCACGGGCGCCGTCGAGGCCGGGGCCGACCTGGTGGTGGCCTGCGGCGGCGACGGCACCGTCACGGCCTGCGCGCACGCCCTCGCCGGGACGGGCGTCGCCCTCGCGATCGTGCCCTGCGGCACCGGGAACCTGCTCGCCCGCAACCTGGGCCTGCCCTCCGACCCGGCGCGGGCCCTGGCGGCGGCGCTCGGCGGCGAGCCCCGGCGGATCGACCTCGCGATGGCCGACGGGGACGGCATCGGCGAGACCGTGGTCAGCGCGATGGCCGGCATCGGCCTCGACGCCGCGACGATGGCGGACACCCGGCGCAGTGCCAAGGACCGCTACGGGTGGCCCGCCTACCTGCCGCCGCTGCTCCGGCACCTGCGCGACCGGCGGATGCGGCTCACCGTCACGCTGGACGAGGCGCCGCCCGTCCACCGGCGGGCCGCGATGGCGGTGATCGGCAACGTCGGCGCGCTCCAGGGCGGGATCAGGCTGCTGCCGGACGCCCGGCCGGACGACGGCGTGCTCGACCTCGTCCTCGTCCACCCCCGCGGTCTGACCGGCTGGCCCGAGGCGGCGGCGCGGCTGCTCACCGGGCGGGTCGGCGGCGGCTCCGCCGACAGCGCGGCGCCGTTCGAGCACTTCCGGGGGCGGCGGATACTCATCACCGCCGACCGGGACCAACCCCGCGAACTGGACGGGGAGTCCCTGCCCGCCGGCCGGACGCTGCGGCTGGCCGTGCGGCCCGCCGCCCTGCTCGTCCACCTGCCGCCGGCCGCCGAGCGGCAGCAGGCGGGCAGCGGGGCGGTCCGCACCCGAGAAGGGGGCAGCTGA